One region of Pseudomonadota bacterium genomic DNA includes:
- a CDS encoding polysaccharide deacetylase — MIENGITWPNGARCAVAFTFDMDADSILHLAHPNDAHRRVSALSQLRYGPSIAVPRILDLYRRHDMKQTFYVPAWCIERYPDAVAAMVKDGHEVAHHGYIHEHPNELSREEERHWLRRGIEIIERHTGQRPRGFRAPLYNFSDHTLDLLLEEGFMYDASLMGDDIPYLIQSDQGDLVELPTHWGLDDWPPYVHMIDIDYMMSIKSPSEAIAGFREEFDAAWEYGGLWIAVWHPFVSGRLARLRAVEGLINYMQDKGGVWFARMEDIAAHVRAEIEAGRHTPRIDRLPYYDGPVAVEAAAQ; from the coding sequence ATGATCGAGAACGGCATTACATGGCCGAACGGCGCGCGATGCGCGGTCGCTTTCACCTTCGACATGGATGCCGACAGCATCCTGCACCTTGCCCACCCTAATGACGCGCACCGGCGGGTCTCCGCGCTGTCGCAGTTGCGCTATGGACCGTCGATCGCTGTCCCGCGCATTCTCGATCTCTACCGCCGCCACGACATGAAGCAGACCTTCTATGTGCCCGCATGGTGTATCGAGCGTTATCCCGATGCCGTCGCTGCCATGGTCAAGGACGGTCACGAGGTCGCCCATCACGGTTACATCCACGAACATCCCAACGAGCTGTCGCGCGAGGAAGAACGCCACTGGCTGCGCCGCGGCATCGAGATCATCGAGCGCCACACGGGCCAACGCCCTCGCGGTTTTCGGGCGCCGCTCTACAACTTCTCCGACCACACGCTCGACCTTCTGCTGGAAGAAGGCTTCATGTATGACGCCTCGTTGATGGGCGATGATATTCCCTATCTCATCCAGTCGGACCAAGGCGATCTCGTCGAACTTCCGACCCATTGGGGTCTCGATGACTGGCCGCCTTATGTGCACATGATCGATATTGACTACATGATGTCGATCAAGTCGCCGAGCGAGGCCATCGCCGGCTTTCGCGAAGAGTTTGACGCCGCCTGGGAGTATGGCGGTCTTTGGATCGCGGTATGGCATCCCTTCGTCTCCGGCCGGTTGGCCAGGCTTCGCGCGGTCGAGGGCCTGATCAATTACATGCAGGACAAGGGCGGTGTCTGGTTCGCGCGCATGGAGGACATCGCCGCTCACGTAAGGGCCGAGATCGAGGCCGGCCGCCACACACCGCGGATCGACCGTCTGCCCTATTATGATGGGCCGGTCGCGGTCGAAGCCGCCGCGCAGTAA
- a CDS encoding alpha/beta hydrolase: MSRAGLTIYDFGRTTFYASRFDQRFAYCLYVPRDYEENGSKTYHLAITVHGTGRNATGYRDNLADFADASDCIILAPLFPAGIVKPGDLSGYKLISSHGIRYDHVLLSMVDEVAEKYRVKADRFLLYGFSGGGHFTHRFFTLHPERLLAASIGAPGVVTLLDQTRDWWVGVRNIEAVFGKALDIQHMREVAVQMVIGEEDTETWEITIRPGSSWWMEDANMAGETRIDRINALRESYEAEGIAVRLDTVPGTAHDPDAVMGPVRRFFAEVLRGR; this comes from the coding sequence GTGTCTAGAGCCGGGCTGACAATCTACGATTTCGGTCGCACGACGTTTTATGCGTCACGGTTCGATCAGCGATTTGCGTACTGCCTCTATGTGCCGCGCGACTACGAAGAGAACGGCAGCAAGACCTATCATTTGGCCATTACCGTTCACGGAACAGGGCGCAACGCCACGGGCTATCGCGACAACCTGGCGGACTTCGCCGATGCCAGCGACTGCATCATCCTGGCGCCGCTTTTCCCCGCCGGCATTGTCAAACCCGGTGATCTGTCCGGTTACAAGCTGATCAGTTCTCACGGAATTCGTTACGACCACGTCCTCTTGTCGATGGTTGATGAGGTCGCGGAAAAGTACCGCGTCAAGGCCGACCGTTTTCTGCTTTATGGCTTTTCCGGGGGCGGGCACTTCACGCATCGATTCTTCACCCTCCATCCCGAACGCCTGCTGGCCGCGTCGATCGGTGCGCCGGGCGTCGTGACACTTCTGGATCAAACCCGCGACTGGTGGGTCGGCGTCAGAAACATCGAGGCGGTGTTCGGCAAAGCGTTGGACATCCAGCACATGCGCGAGGTCGCGGTTCAGATGGTGATCGGTGAAGAAGACACCGAGACCTGGGAGATCACCATCCGTCCCGGCAGTTCGTGGTGGATGGAGGATGCCAACATGGCGGGCGAGACCCGCATCGACCGCATCAACGCACTGCGCGAGAGCTACGAGGCCGAGGGCATCGCCGTCAGACTGGATACCGTGCCCGGTACCGCCCATGATCCCGACGCGGTAATGGGACCGGTGAGACGCTTCTTTGCGGAGGTCCTGCGAGGCCGCTAG
- a CDS encoding ABC transporter substrate-binding protein — protein sequence MRTLLSLPTAALVFCLALAGSTIPTASPHAEEDFTVSIISVSVYGPWFIVKEKGLADGINVDVKIIEDTTARNAGLSNNSIQCIMTTMDNTVVTASSAVPVKHVAVPLMSYGLDQMVVSNDIQTEADLRGRTFAADYGFLNHMWMLLTLKRAGIPFDEVNHTIMLPQESTAAFASGALDVDVTWIPFSTQSLEREDSHMLKSSFTDKTWERGLISDSIACNQEWLDANPDTAREVIRAWFEAVNWWKENPDEGNEIVAAGLDWPVEDVSLTQYGAVMLNINQNMGAVGLEGGEPLCASIPEGAPEPPAAASGWGQMVGDKADCEAGYLADTWELFADVYSEAGVMDERVSAADGIDNSIIEWLNAEGYDQEYGSNKWIGRVGP from the coding sequence ATGAGAACATTGCTTTCGCTGCCAACCGCAGCGCTTGTGTTTTGCCTTGCCCTTGCAGGCAGCACGATCCCCACGGCGTCACCTCACGCCGAGGAGGACTTCACCGTCTCCATCATCTCCGTCTCGGTCTATGGACCCTGGTTCATCGTCAAGGAGAAGGGTCTGGCCGACGGCATCAATGTCGACGTCAAGATCATCGAGGACACGACCGCGCGTAACGCCGGCCTCTCGAACAATTCCATCCAGTGCATCATGACGACCATGGACAACACGGTCGTCACCGCATCGTCAGCCGTGCCGGTCAAGCATGTCGCGGTGCCGCTGATGTCCTATGGCCTCGACCAGATGGTCGTTTCCAACGACATTCAGACCGAAGCGGATCTGCGCGGCCGCACCTTCGCCGCCGATTACGGTTTCTTGAACCACATGTGGATGCTGCTGACCCTGAAACGGGCGGGTATTCCGTTCGATGAGGTCAACCACACCATCATGCTGCCGCAGGAATCGACGGCGGCGTTCGCCAGCGGTGCGCTGGATGTCGACGTCACGTGGATACCCTTTTCGACCCAGTCCTTGGAGCGCGAGGACTCCCACATGTTGAAGTCCAGCTTCACCGACAAGACCTGGGAACGCGGTCTGATCTCCGATTCGATCGCGTGCAATCAGGAATGGCTGGACGCCAATCCCGACACCGCACGCGAGGTCATCCGAGCGTGGTTCGAAGCGGTCAACTGGTGGAAGGAAAACCCGGACGAAGGCAACGAGATCGTCGCCGCCGGCCTCGACTGGCCGGTCGAGGACGTGAGCCTGACCCAGTACGGCGCGGTGATGCTGAACATCAACCAGAACATGGGCGCCGTCGGCCTTGAAGGCGGTGAGCCGCTTTGCGCGAGCATTCCCGAGGGCGCGCCGGAACCGCCGGCCGCTGCCAGCGGCTGGGGCCAGATGGTCGGCGACAAGGCCGACTGCGAGGCCGGCTATCTCGCCGATACCTGGGAACTGTTCGCCGATGTCTACTCCGAAGCCGGTGTCATGGACGAACGTGTCTCGGCCGCCGATGGTATCGACAACAGCATCATCGAATGGCTGAACGCCGAGGGATACGACCAGGAGTACGGTTCCAACAAGTGGATCGGCCGCGTCGGTCCATGA
- a CDS encoding ABC transporter permease yields MRRYILRRVTFTVILLFGISVLTFFLARVLPGDPGRMIAGQRASDEAVENIREFYGLNGNIFEQYIHYMGNLLQGDLGVSIVSQRAVADDLGRLLPATLELVLASLIIGAIIGIAVGLISAIRRGKATDVGSRLFASGCLSVPDFWLGILAQIVFFSMLGILPFGDRLSLGVTPPPSVTGLYTVDALIAGQFGVFIDALAHLVMPAAILMLPLVGFLIRYVRMAMLNVLSQDFIRTARAKGLSPSRIYVHHALRNAMIPALTITGLSLAFMMSGAVLVEYVFAWPGIGRFTAEAIASSDYNAIMAVTILAASAYTMVNLIIDLLYTKLDPRIRLT; encoded by the coding sequence GTGAGACGCTACATCCTTCGCAGGGTGACGTTCACCGTCATTCTGCTCTTCGGCATCTCCGTCCTGACGTTCTTCCTTGCGCGCGTCTTGCCAGGCGATCCCGGGCGCATGATTGCCGGCCAACGGGCAAGCGACGAAGCGGTCGAGAACATCCGCGAATTCTACGGTCTTAACGGCAACATCTTTGAACAGTACATCCACTACATGGGCAATCTGCTGCAGGGCGACCTGGGCGTCTCCATCGTCTCGCAGCGCGCCGTCGCTGACGACTTGGGGCGCCTGTTGCCGGCGACCTTGGAGCTGGTGCTCGCCTCGCTGATCATAGGCGCGATCATCGGTATCGCAGTCGGTCTGATATCGGCCATTCGCCGCGGCAAGGCGACGGATGTCGGCAGTCGGCTGTTTGCCAGCGGCTGCCTGTCGGTACCCGATTTCTGGCTCGGCATTCTGGCCCAGATCGTCTTTTTCTCGATGCTGGGCATTCTGCCCTTCGGCGACCGCTTGTCGCTCGGCGTGACGCCGCCACCCTCGGTGACCGGTCTCTACACAGTCGATGCGCTTATTGCGGGCCAGTTCGGTGTCTTCATCGACGCGCTCGCGCACTTGGTGATGCCGGCGGCAATCTTGATGCTGCCGCTTGTCGGTTTTCTGATTCGCTACGTCCGCATGGCCATGCTGAATGTGTTGTCCCAGGACTTCATCCGCACGGCGCGCGCGAAAGGTCTGTCGCCGAGCCGTATCTATGTGCACCATGCGCTGCGCAACGCGATGATCCCGGCGTTGACGATCACGGGACTCAGCCTTGCTTTCATGATGTCGGGCGCCGTCCTGGTCGAGTACGTGTTCGCTTGGCCGGGTATCGGCCGTTTCACCGCCGAGGCGATCGCCAGCTCCGACTACAACGCGATCATGGCCGTGACGATCCTGGCGGCGTCCGCCTATACCATGGTCAACCTGATCATCGACCTGCTTTACACCAAACTCGATCCCCGGATACGCCTGACATGA
- a CDS encoding ABC transporter permease: MLRLLTPVNSRQTAIYGLTGGVAFFLLWEAGHYLTPEESRRFLPSPQHVISTLVMLVTEKDYMSDVGISVARVFASFFAACLIAVPLGVFMGCFSNMRALINPIFSGARYLPAASFIPLLLVWFGPTDTQKLALLFLGVIFFLVALILDNTEAIEKALVEAALTMGATRRQIVMGVVVRAASPAIVDSMRNMIAVSWTYLVIAEIVAAQDGIGAVMMRAGRFLKVDIIMAGILTIGILGVLTDISFRIAAHYLFPWNRKRRG, translated from the coding sequence GTGCTACGGCTGCTGACGCCGGTCAACTCGCGTCAGACGGCGATCTACGGTCTGACCGGCGGCGTCGCGTTTTTTCTGCTGTGGGAAGCCGGCCATTACCTGACGCCGGAAGAAAGTCGGCGGTTTTTGCCGTCACCGCAGCACGTCATCTCAACGCTCGTCATGCTGGTCACTGAGAAAGACTACATGTCCGATGTTGGCATCTCGGTCGCGCGCGTCTTCGCCAGTTTCTTCGCGGCCTGCCTCATCGCCGTGCCGCTGGGCGTCTTTATGGGCTGCTTCTCGAACATGCGCGCGCTGATCAATCCGATCTTCTCCGGCGCGCGCTATCTGCCGGCGGCTTCGTTCATCCCGCTGCTGCTGGTCTGGTTTGGCCCGACCGACACGCAAAAACTCGCGTTGCTGTTCCTGGGTGTCATCTTCTTCCTGGTCGCGCTGATACTCGACAACACCGAGGCGATCGAGAAAGCCCTGGTTGAAGCGGCGCTGACCATGGGCGCGACGCGGCGTCAGATCGTCATGGGCGTCGTGGTCCGCGCGGCGTCGCCGGCAATCGTCGATTCCATGCGCAACATGATCGCGGTGAGCTGGACCTATCTGGTCATTGCCGAGATCGTCGCTGCCCAGGACGGCATTGGCGCGGTGATGATGCGCGCGGGACGATTCTTGAAAGTCGATATCATCATGGCGGGCATCTTGACCATCGGCATTCTGGGCGTGCTGACGGATATCAGCTTCCGCATCGCCGCCCATTATCTGTTCCCCTGGAACCGCAAGCGGCGGGGTTGA
- a CDS encoding LysR family transcriptional regulator, with product MTIRISDVDIRQLHVFCAVVECRGFTSAQSVLNIGQSTISNQMAQLETRLGVRLCERGRTGFELTPKGRRVYEETLKLFRAHEDFQNITAELKGRLSGYLNIALIDNVATDPECPIVRALNLFNSRDHEVSVRMEIMPPGDIERAVLDLDIDVAIGTFHHRVPGLDYRDIYIEENSLLCGYQNPIFSMTDDAEIHEAVRMARKVTRSYLDKHDITSLGEDEGAPSAVVQHLEAAAILILGGGHIGFLPRHLAQLWISRDEMKTVLPQEYVYKSVFSIVTRKAPRRSMILKAFLADLTEASQLGDELRVA from the coding sequence TTGACCATTCGCATCAGCGATGTCGATATCCGCCAGTTGCACGTGTTCTGCGCCGTCGTCGAGTGCCGCGGCTTCACCAGCGCCCAGTCGGTGCTGAACATCGGCCAATCGACCATCAGCAACCAGATGGCCCAGCTCGAAACCCGTCTGGGCGTCCGCCTGTGCGAGCGTGGCCGGACCGGATTCGAACTGACGCCCAAGGGGCGGCGGGTTTACGAGGAGACGCTCAAGCTGTTCCGGGCCCATGAAGATTTCCAGAACATCACCGCCGAGTTGAAAGGCCGCTTGAGCGGCTATCTGAACATCGCGCTGATCGACAACGTGGCGACCGATCCGGAATGCCCGATCGTGCGCGCCCTCAATCTCTTCAACAGCCGCGATCACGAGGTCAGCGTGCGCATGGAGATCATGCCGCCAGGCGACATCGAGCGCGCGGTGCTGGACCTGGATATCGACGTGGCGATCGGCACGTTTCATCATCGCGTGCCCGGCCTCGACTATCGCGACATCTATATCGAGGAAAACTCACTTCTTTGCGGGTACCAGAATCCGATCTTCTCGATGACCGACGACGCCGAGATTCACGAGGCCGTGCGCATGGCGCGCAAGGTGACGCGCTCCTACCTCGACAAGCACGACATCACGTCGCTGGGCGAAGACGAAGGGGCGCCGTCGGCGGTCGTGCAGCATCTGGAGGCCGCCGCCATCCTTATCCTGGGCGGCGGTCACATTGGCTTTCTGCCGCGTCATCTCGCCCAGTTGTGGATATCGCGCGACGAGATGAAGACAGTGCTGCCCCAGGAATACGTCTATAAATCCGTCTTCTCGATCGTGACGCGCAAGGCGCCGAGGAGATCGATGATCCTGAAGGCGTTCCTGGCGGATCTGACGGAAGCCTCGCAACTGGGCGACGAACTTCGCGTCGCGTAG
- a CDS encoding ABC transporter substrate-binding protein — protein MIRPSQKNPPFSLDRRQLMTSAAAAGVALMPWRATQASVDLPAISGRDPRTLVIAIDTEVPNLDPATNVEWAYGLAPVYETLMRLKGTSPSEVEPALATAVWPHQKRGYEYQIWEMTLREGVNFHDGTACNAESVKQAILRTVDHPFGLGIVWWMENGAEQITVLDDYRLRFEFTFQRPFFPLELASQYGFWIQSPTAAEIIPPAARPVGTGPYIFESHDPGQTLTYKRNNEYWRGWDHGGFERVVTRTVPIASTRRQLIEQGAADIIFPGSADDIYSYREDPRFIVTDAPTMVIDYICLGCYGPLADPRARQAMNHAFDKKTYIEDALLNTARPAHGVFPSELATANPDIEGLQFDLGKAKELFDAAGVEEGTVLTYEFWTGGGNIAGELLQIWLAEIGIILELKEVSLSAWLADFFTSAPPEQRPNMYYSSWWPGWNHPENYASGLFFTTELVEGAGNAGLYSNAEVDQLLWDMFQHPFGEKLTAMSHRLQDILAREDPPWVPLSHFDTNLVVRKDIKGLELNPVYYAAWDNYRAYREGYSEA, from the coding sequence ATGATCCGACCGTCGCAGAAAAACCCCCCGTTCTCGCTGGATCGGCGCCAGTTGATGACCAGCGCCGCGGCGGCCGGCGTCGCCCTGATGCCGTGGCGCGCGACCCAGGCCAGTGTCGACCTGCCAGCCATCAGCGGCCGCGACCCCAGGACCCTGGTGATCGCGATCGACACGGAAGTGCCCAATCTCGATCCCGCGACGAATGTCGAGTGGGCCTATGGCCTGGCGCCGGTCTACGAGACCCTGATGCGTCTGAAGGGGACATCGCCGAGCGAGGTGGAGCCGGCCCTGGCGACCGCCGTGTGGCCGCACCAGAAGCGCGGCTACGAGTATCAGATCTGGGAGATGACACTTCGCGAGGGTGTCAACTTTCATGACGGCACCGCATGCAACGCCGAATCGGTCAAGCAGGCCATTCTGCGCACGGTCGATCACCCGTTCGGCTTGGGCATCGTCTGGTGGATGGAGAACGGTGCTGAGCAGATCACCGTGCTGGACGACTATCGGCTGCGTTTCGAGTTCACCTTTCAGCGGCCGTTCTTTCCGCTTGAGCTGGCCAGCCAGTACGGCTTTTGGATCCAAAGTCCGACAGCGGCCGAGATCATTCCACCGGCGGCGCGGCCGGTCGGCACGGGGCCGTACATCTTCGAGTCGCACGATCCCGGCCAGACCCTGACTTACAAGCGCAACAACGAGTACTGGCGCGGTTGGGATCATGGCGGCTTCGAGCGTGTCGTCACGCGGACCGTGCCGATTGCCAGCACGCGCCGTCAGCTCATCGAGCAGGGTGCCGCCGACATCATCTTTCCGGGGTCGGCCGACGACATCTACAGCTATCGCGAAGACCCGCGTTTCATCGTGACCGATGCGCCGACCATGGTCATCGATTACATCTGCCTGGGCTGCTACGGCCCGCTGGCCGATCCGCGTGCGCGCCAGGCAATGAACCATGCCTTCGACAAGAAGACCTATATCGAAGACGCGTTGCTTAACACGGCGCGGCCCGCGCACGGCGTCTTCCCAAGCGAGCTGGCAACGGCCAATCCGGATATCGAGGGGTTGCAGTTCGACCTGGGTAAGGCCAAGGAACTCTTCGATGCCGCCGGAGTCGAGGAAGGCACCGTCCTGACTTACGAGTTCTGGACCGGCGGCGGCAATATCGCCGGCGAGCTGTTGCAGATCTGGCTTGCGGAGATCGGCATCATTCTCGAGCTGAAAGAGGTGTCGCTGAGTGCATGGTTGGCCGATTTCTTCACCTCCGCGCCGCCGGAGCAGCGGCCCAACATGTACTATTCCTCATGGTGGCCGGGCTGGAACCACCCCGAGAACTACGCGTCCGGCTTGTTCTTCACGACAGAGCTGGTCGAAGGTGCTGGTAATGCGGGGCTCTACTCGAATGCCGAAGTCGACCAGCTGCTTTGGGACATGTTCCAACATCCGTTCGGTGAAAAGCTGACGGCGATGTCCCACCGGCTGCAGGACATTCTTGCGCGTGAAGATCCGCCTTGGGTGCCACTCAGCCACTTCGACACGAACCTCGTCGTGCGCAAGGATATCAAAGGCCTGGAGCTCAACCCCGTCTACTACGCCGCCTGGGACAACTACCGCGCCTACCGCGAAGGCTATAGCGAGGCGTGA
- a CDS encoding ABC transporter ATP-binding protein yields MAQTATMTQTSDNIAIRAAGVTRRYLGGSFTAVDDITLDLPEGQVTAFIGPSGCGKTTMLRMIAGLELPTEGTITVYDKPIVGPGPDRGMVFQAYTSFPWLTALGNIEYGMKILGMPKKEREAKATQLLEEVHLSHAAKSYPSELSGGMKQRVAIARTLAQNPTVLLMDEPFGALDAQVRWEMQEMMIEIIEAEKKTVIAVTHDIQEAIYLADRIVFFTRNPGRIKQDILLEFKNGRRFAKKEELLAEPGYIETERQLFAWMREEIQAQ; encoded by the coding sequence ATGGCGCAAACGGCAACCATGACCCAGACGTCGGACAACATCGCCATTCGCGCCGCCGGCGTCACCCGGCGCTATTTGGGCGGCAGCTTCACGGCGGTCGACGACATCACGCTCGATCTGCCGGAGGGCCAGGTGACCGCCTTCATCGGACCGTCGGGCTGCGGCAAGACAACCATGCTGCGCATGATCGCGGGCCTCGAATTGCCGACCGAAGGCACGATCACCGTCTACGACAAGCCGATCGTCGGGCCCGGTCCCGATCGCGGCATGGTGTTCCAGGCCTATACGTCGTTCCCCTGGCTCACCGCGCTCGGCAACATCGAATACGGCATGAAGATCCTGGGCATGCCGAAAAAAGAGCGCGAAGCCAAGGCCACGCAACTCCTTGAAGAGGTGCATCTGAGCCACGCCGCCAAGTCCTATCCCAGCGAACTCTCCGGCGGCATGAAACAGCGCGTGGCGATCGCCCGCACGCTGGCGCAAAACCCCACGGTCCTGCTGATGGACGAACCGTTTGGTGCTCTCGACGCCCAGGTGCGCTGGGAAATGCAGGAGATGATGATCGAGATCATCGAGGCGGAAAAGAAGACCGTCATCGCGGTGACGCACGACATCCAAGAGGCGATCTACCTGGCCGACCGCATCGTCTTCTTCACCCGCAACCCCGGCCGGATCAAGCAGGACATCCTGCTGGAGTTCAAGAACGGACGGCGCTTCGCCAAGAAGGAAGAGCTTCTGGCGGAGCCTGGCTACATCGAGACCGAACGTCAGTTGTTCGCCTGGATGCGCGAAGAAATCCAGGCCCAGTGA